One Chloroflexota bacterium genomic window carries:
- a CDS encoding ABC transporter permease → MGGTITVRGYVGTAVLAFAALIAVWLLIRALNLAPVLFLPGPIEVLDRLGRLAADGTLWSDISVSVWRIIVGFVLATVIAVPMGILIGTYRFAEALIEPFIDFVRYMPVVGFVPLTIVWIGIDDTQKFAIVFIGTFFQEVLLIMDNVKRVPLDLVNIGRTLGMRDGAILARIVAPSAAPGIWDTLRISLGWAWTWVVLAELVAATSGLGYRINLAPRYFETDIIIGYLIVLGILGLVTDQTMKALGRLFFRWADR, encoded by the coding sequence ATTGGCGGCACGATCACCGTTCGCGGCTACGTGGGGACAGCTGTGCTCGCATTCGCCGCATTGATCGCGGTGTGGCTCCTGATTCGGGCATTGAACCTTGCTCCGGTGTTGTTCCTGCCGGGCCCGATCGAGGTCCTCGATCGGCTCGGCAGGCTCGCCGCCGACGGCACGCTCTGGTCCGACATCTCGGTGTCCGTCTGGCGGATCATCGTGGGCTTCGTCCTCGCGACCGTCATTGCTGTCCCGATGGGCATCCTCATCGGGACGTACCGGTTCGCGGAAGCCCTCATCGAGCCCTTCATCGACTTCGTGCGCTATATGCCGGTCGTCGGTTTCGTCCCGCTGACCATCGTCTGGATCGGCATCGACGATACCCAGAAGTTCGCCATCGTGTTCATCGGAACGTTCTTCCAAGAAGTCCTCCTGATAATGGACAACGTCAAGCGCGTCCCCCTTGACCTTGTCAACATCGGGCGGACCCTGGGGATGCGCGACGGCGCAATCCTGGCCCGAATCGTGGCCCCGTCGGCGGCACCGGGAATCTGGGACACCTTGCGGATCTCGCTCGGATGGGCCTGGACGTGGGTGGTTCTCGCCGAGCTCGTGGCAGCCACCTCGGGGCTCGGTTACCGGATAAACCTCGCGCCTCGCTACTTCGAAACGGACATCATCATCGGCTACCTCATCGTGCTGGGAATCCTGGGGCTGGTCACGGACCAGACCATGAAGGCACTGGGTCGGCTGTTCTTCCGGTGGGCGGACCGATGA
- a CDS encoding ABC transporter substrate-binding protein: MAVAQVRNQRPRVVVSLTAGLALLIAACSGAVSPSPSTAPGTVSPAAASSASSAPSAVSSALPSPEAGTFRMGTEPWLGYGPWWIAMSKGLFAQNGLTAKVTSFDTDDQINAALVSGQLDGANIATHTALRLISQGTPITIVLLLDQSNAADAILAGPGINSIADMKGKKVAYEEGTTSDILLRYALSQNGMTINDIVKVPTPAAQAGILAITKKVDVAVTYEPYLTTALQQDSSFKLIYKAAQEPGLIGDVFVVRNDYLASHPGQVDALLKTWGDSVAYLRTNPTDGQAIIEKAVGANPGDLKTAFEGVQIYSLDEAKQLMTGGAYLKTLTEVKKIATDAGIITKPVDETKVMNTSFILAVAP; this comes from the coding sequence ATGGCCGTCGCTCAGGTTCGGAACCAGCGCCCTAGGGTCGTCGTCTCACTCACCGCGGGCCTCGCGCTACTCATCGCTGCGTGCTCAGGCGCGGTATCGCCGAGTCCGAGCACGGCCCCGGGGACGGTTTCGCCAGCGGCCGCGTCGAGCGCGTCTTCGGCGCCGTCGGCCGTCTCGTCCGCACTCCCGAGCCCCGAAGCCGGCACCTTTCGGATGGGCACCGAACCGTGGCTTGGTTACGGCCCCTGGTGGATCGCCATGAGCAAGGGCCTGTTCGCGCAGAATGGCCTGACGGCGAAGGTGACGAGCTTCGACACGGACGACCAAATCAACGCAGCTCTCGTCTCGGGGCAGCTCGACGGTGCCAACATCGCGACTCACACCGCGTTGCGTCTGATCTCCCAAGGGACTCCCATCACGATCGTTCTCCTCCTCGACCAGTCCAATGCCGCCGACGCGATTCTCGCCGGCCCAGGCATCAACTCGATCGCCGATATGAAGGGCAAGAAGGTCGCCTACGAAGAAGGCACGACGTCGGACATCCTGCTGCGGTACGCCCTATCCCAGAACGGGATGACGATCAATGACATCGTCAAGGTGCCGACGCCAGCAGCCCAGGCGGGGATCCTCGCCATTACCAAGAAGGTGGACGTCGCCGTCACGTATGAGCCCTACCTCACGACCGCGCTCCAGCAGGACAGCAGCTTCAAGCTGATCTATAAGGCGGCCCAGGAGCCCGGTCTCATCGGGGACGTGTTCGTGGTCCGGAACGACTACCTCGCAAGCCATCCGGGCCAGGTGGACGCCCTCCTCAAGACCTGGGGCGACTCCGTCGCCTATCTTCGCACGAACCCGACCGACGGTCAGGCGATCATCGAGAAGGCCGTTGGCGCTAACCCCGGTGACCTCAAGACCGCCTTCGAAGGCGTACAGATCTACAGCCTGGACGAGGCGAAGCAGCTCATGACCGGCGGCGCCTACCTCAAGACGCTGACCGAGGTGAAGAAGATCGCCACCGACGCGGGAATCATCACCAAGCCAGTCGACGAAACGAAGGTCATGAACACGAGCTTCATTCTCGCCGTCGCCCCTTGA
- the hutU gene encoding urocanate hydratase, which produces MRGTALPGARPVRAPRGSELTCRGWQQEAALRMLMNNLDPEVAEDPDALVVYGGTGRAARSWEAFDAIVRELRSLADDETLLVQSGKPVGVFRTNEWAPRVLIANSNLVGRWATWETFRELERAGLTMYGQMTAGSWIYIGTQGILQGTYETFAELARQHFGGTLRGRVVLTAGLGGMGGAQPLSVTMNDGVCLAVEVDEARARRRLEIGYVDRLTASVDEGLRWAREAAVNGRALSVALVGNAAEVEPDLVRRGERFDVVTDQTSAHDALGGYVPAEIALADALALRSAQPEVYLRRSVASMADHVRAMLAFQAAGSIVFDYGNNLRAMAQEGGVEDAFAYPGFVPAFIRPQFCEGRGPFRWVALSGDAADILATDRAILSLFPDDAGLRRWIEMAEAKVPFQGLPARICWLGYGERAKAGAAFNELVRSGEVAAPIVIGRDHLDAGSVASPNRETEAMRDGSDAIADWPLLNALVNTAAGATWVSIHHGGGTGIGYSEHAGMVVVADGTELARRKLERVLTTDPGMGVIRHADAGYERALEVARERGVRVPMVDRG; this is translated from the coding sequence CTGCGGGGCACGGCGCTCCCGGGCGCCCGGCCCGTCCGCGCTCCGCGCGGCTCCGAGCTGACGTGCCGCGGCTGGCAGCAGGAGGCCGCGCTGCGGATGCTCATGAACAACCTCGACCCGGAGGTGGCCGAGGATCCCGACGCGCTCGTCGTCTACGGCGGCACGGGGCGGGCCGCTCGAAGCTGGGAGGCGTTCGACGCGATCGTCCGGGAGCTCCGCTCGCTCGCCGACGACGAGACCCTCCTCGTCCAGAGCGGCAAACCGGTCGGTGTCTTCCGGACGAACGAATGGGCGCCCCGGGTCCTCATCGCGAACTCGAACCTCGTCGGCCGATGGGCGACTTGGGAGACGTTCCGCGAGCTCGAGCGGGCCGGTCTCACGATGTACGGCCAGATGACCGCCGGCTCGTGGATCTACATCGGGACGCAGGGGATCCTCCAGGGCACGTACGAGACGTTCGCGGAGCTGGCGCGGCAGCACTTCGGCGGGACGCTCCGCGGACGGGTCGTCCTCACCGCCGGGCTCGGCGGGATGGGCGGCGCGCAGCCGCTCTCGGTGACGATGAACGACGGTGTCTGCCTCGCGGTCGAGGTCGACGAGGCGCGAGCCCGCCGGCGCCTCGAGATCGGCTATGTGGACCGGCTCACGGCGTCCGTCGACGAGGGGCTCCGCTGGGCGCGCGAGGCGGCGGTGAACGGGCGAGCGCTGTCCGTCGCCCTCGTCGGGAACGCGGCGGAGGTCGAGCCGGACCTGGTCAGACGCGGCGAACGGTTCGATGTCGTCACGGACCAGACGTCCGCGCACGACGCGCTCGGCGGGTACGTGCCGGCCGAGATCGCGCTCGCAGACGCGCTCGCCCTGCGTTCCGCCCAGCCGGAGGTCTACCTCCGCCGGTCGGTCGCGTCGATGGCGGACCACGTCCGGGCGATGCTCGCGTTCCAGGCCGCCGGCTCGATCGTCTTCGACTACGGGAACAACCTCCGGGCGATGGCGCAGGAGGGCGGCGTCGAGGACGCGTTCGCCTATCCCGGGTTCGTGCCAGCATTCATCCGCCCCCAGTTCTGCGAGGGACGCGGGCCGTTCCGCTGGGTGGCGCTGTCCGGCGATGCGGCGGACATCCTCGCGACGGACCGCGCGATCCTCTCGCTGTTCCCGGACGATGCCGGCCTCCGCCGATGGATCGAGATGGCCGAGGCGAAGGTTCCCTTTCAGGGCCTGCCGGCGCGGATCTGCTGGCTCGGCTACGGCGAACGGGCGAAGGCGGGCGCCGCGTTCAACGAGCTCGTCCGGTCCGGCGAAGTCGCCGCGCCGATCGTCATCGGCCGCGATCACCTCGACGCCGGGTCCGTCGCCTCGCCGAACCGCGAGACGGAGGCGATGCGCGACGGGTCGGACGCGATCGCGGACTGGCCGCTCCTCAACGCGCTCGTCAACACGGCCGCCGGTGCGACGTGGGTCTCGATCCATCACGGCGGCGGAACCGGGATCGGCTACTCCGAGCATGCGGGCATGGTCGTCGTGGCGGACGGCACGGAACTCGCGCGACGGAAGCTCGAGCGGGTGCTGACGACTGACCCCGGGATGGGGGTCATCCGCCACGCCGACGCCGGGTACGAGCGTGCGCTCGAGGTCGCCCGCGAGCGCGGGGTCCGGGTTCCGATGGTCGATCGAGGCTGA
- a CDS encoding MFS transporter has translation MPSARLGVLRHADYRRYWTASTVSLFGTQVTQIAIPVIAVLVLRATPFEVALLTTIEFLPWILFTLPAGVWVDRLPRRRLLIAGDLGRAAMLVSIPLADALGALTIWQLFVVGFVNGVCTVFFDVADQSYLPTVVARDDLVEGNAKLQVSASSAQILGQPMGGGIVALLTAPFAVIVDAASFVGSALLIARIRAVEAPRVAAGAVATGGEAAADRSTAVATGGSPAGAIAAAAVALPREGMRREIGEGLRYVLGNPYLRGIAASTSTSNLFSNIVFAVFAIYLYRDLSLVPAQVGLIGGAGGFGVLAGALLANRFAAWIGVGRTIVISAALTGPAGLLIPIASPGTAVPLLAAASFLGGMFAVIYNVNQVSLRQAITPERLLGRLNGTMRFLVWGTVPIGSLIGGVLASALGTHAGIWIGTILGFTPFVPLLFSPVPGLRRIPERAEDAGAAEIAGGSASDLVHAGQGEPTIVPDRE, from the coding sequence ATGCCCAGCGCTCGTCTCGGCGTGCTCCGACATGCGGACTATCGACGCTACTGGACCGCGTCGACGGTGAGCCTGTTCGGCACGCAGGTGACCCAGATCGCCATCCCGGTCATCGCCGTCCTCGTCCTTCGGGCGACGCCGTTCGAAGTCGCCCTCCTCACCACGATCGAATTCCTTCCGTGGATCCTCTTCACCCTGCCGGCTGGGGTCTGGGTCGATCGCCTGCCGCGGCGCCGCCTCCTCATCGCCGGCGATCTCGGTCGAGCAGCGATGCTCGTGAGCATCCCGCTCGCCGACGCCCTCGGCGCCCTGACGATCTGGCAACTGTTCGTCGTCGGCTTCGTGAACGGCGTCTGCACGGTCTTCTTCGACGTGGCGGACCAGTCCTACCTGCCGACGGTCGTCGCGCGCGACGACCTTGTCGAGGGCAACGCGAAGCTCCAGGTGAGCGCCTCGTCCGCCCAGATCCTCGGCCAGCCCATGGGCGGCGGCATCGTCGCGCTCCTGACGGCGCCGTTCGCGGTGATCGTCGACGCGGCGAGCTTCGTCGGCTCGGCGCTCCTCATCGCGCGGATCAGGGCCGTGGAAGCCCCGCGGGTCGCGGCCGGCGCGGTCGCGACGGGCGGGGAGGCCGCGGCCGACAGGAGCACAGCGGTCGCGACGGGCGGGAGCCCAGCAGGCGCGATCGCGGCGGCCGCGGTCGCGCTACCGCGGGAGGGGATGCGCCGCGAGATCGGCGAGGGCCTCCGGTACGTCCTCGGCAATCCGTACCTCCGGGGCATCGCCGCCAGCACGAGTACCTCGAATCTCTTCTCCAACATCGTCTTCGCGGTGTTCGCGATCTACCTCTACCGCGATCTCAGCCTCGTTCCGGCGCAGGTCGGCCTCATCGGCGGCGCAGGCGGGTTCGGGGTCCTGGCCGGCGCACTCCTTGCGAACCGGTTCGCCGCCTGGATCGGTGTCGGCCGGACGATCGTGATCTCGGCCGCCCTCACGGGACCGGCAGGCCTCCTCATCCCCATCGCCTCACCGGGCACGGCCGTGCCGCTGCTCGCTGCGGCTTCGTTCCTCGGCGGGATGTTCGCCGTCATCTACAACGTCAACCAGGTGAGCCTCCGGCAGGCGATCACCCCGGAGCGCCTTCTCGGCCGGCTCAACGGCACCATGCGGTTCCTCGTCTGGGGCACGGTCCCGATCGGGTCGCTCATCGGAGGCGTCCTCGCATCAGCGCTCGGGACGCATGCCGGGATCTGGATCGGGACCATCCTCGGCTTCACGCCGTTCGTGCCGCTGCTGTTCTCACCGGTGCCGGGCCTGCGGCGGATCCCGGAACGAGCTGAGGACGCCGGCGCCGCCGAGATCGCCGGGGGATCCGCCTCCGACCTCGTCCACGCCGGGCAGGGGGAACCGACGATCGTCCCCGATCGCGAATAG
- the ftcD gene encoding glutamate formimidoyltransferase encodes MQLIESVPNISEGRRPDVVDRLVAAVVSVPGVHLLDRTSDASHNRSVLTMAGDSDAVCTALERLIAGAIAEIDMARHAGEHPRIGAVDVIPFVPLGESTLEDCVELARGFGRRIAERFDLPVYLYAAAATRSDRVRLADVRRGQYEGLRTEIGQAGREPDFGPARIHPRAGAVAVGARPFLIAYNINLASHDLELAKRIARRVRESGGGLPRLQANGFEVHEPERGHERRAQVSMNLLDFTVTPLWLVWETVRDEAANDGIALAESELIGLAPLASFLAVADRAGVDPQQPTTERLAGAARFLRLRDFSPLQTLELRLEAAQGGSAAADAGAVPPGASDPGAR; translated from the coding sequence ATGCAGCTCATCGAATCCGTCCCGAACATCAGCGAAGGCCGCCGTCCCGACGTCGTCGACCGCCTCGTCGCGGCTGTCGTGTCCGTCCCGGGCGTTCACCTGCTCGATCGCACGAGTGACGCGAGTCATAACCGGAGCGTCCTCACGATGGCCGGCGACAGCGACGCGGTGTGCACCGCGCTCGAGCGGCTCATCGCCGGGGCGATCGCCGAGATCGACATGGCGCGGCATGCTGGCGAACACCCGCGCATCGGGGCGGTGGATGTCATCCCGTTCGTGCCGCTCGGCGAGTCGACGCTCGAGGATTGCGTCGAGCTCGCCCGGGGCTTCGGTCGGCGGATCGCCGAGCGGTTCGACCTGCCGGTCTACCTCTATGCGGCGGCGGCCACCCGGTCCGACCGGGTGAGGCTCGCCGACGTCCGCCGAGGCCAGTACGAGGGCCTTCGCACGGAGATCGGGCAGGCCGGTCGCGAACCGGATTTCGGTCCCGCGCGGATCCATCCACGAGCGGGCGCGGTCGCCGTCGGCGCCCGGCCGTTCCTCATCGCCTACAACATCAACCTTGCGAGCCACGATCTCGAGCTCGCCAAGCGGATCGCGCGCCGCGTCCGGGAGTCGGGCGGCGGCCTGCCGCGGCTCCAGGCGAACGGCTTCGAGGTCCACGAGCCGGAGCGCGGTCACGAGCGTCGGGCGCAGGTCTCGATGAACCTCCTCGATTTCACGGTCACCCCGCTCTGGCTCGTCTGGGAGACCGTCCGCGATGAGGCGGCGAACGACGGGATCGCGCTCGCCGAGTCGGAGCTCATCGGACTCGCCCCGCTCGCCTCGTTCCTCGCGGTCGCCGATCGAGCCGGGGTGGATCCGCAACAGCCGACCACGGAGCGGTTGGCCGGCGCCGCGCGGTTCCTTCGCCTCCGCGACTTCTCGCCGCTCCAGACGCTCGAGCTTCGGCTGGAGGCGGCGCAGGGTGGGTCGGCCGCCGCCGACGCAGGAGCCGTGCCCCCAGGAGCGTCGGACCCCGGCGCGAGGTGA